A stretch of Nitrospira sp. DNA encodes these proteins:
- a CDS encoding DUF928 domain-containing protein, producing the protein MRRTLPYLMRALCAGLILSFSPSFGQTADLPAEIPSESGSDASIPIYTPPPKLVPRARVGGSLRGTEGSDPEIQALVPDHVGLTISRTPVLNWFLSKPTAYTVRFTLVDNRQIQPVYEAPLPSPKAAGIQAINLKELGLSLEPDVQYRWYVSVVRNPDSPSQDIVAGGVIERCEFNACLVEAGPDLTCTTHSVSENAHNGFWYDAMSCLCSLIEHHPTDKSLRRMRAALLKQVGLHGVAEWDLRALSSHPR; encoded by the coding sequence GTGCGGCGCACATTGCCATATTTGATGCGAGCGCTGTGTGCCGGTCTCATCCTATCGTTCTCTCCCTCGTTCGGACAGACGGCCGATCTCCCCGCTGAAATCCCCTCCGAGAGCGGCTCCGATGCCTCCATACCAATCTATACGCCGCCCCCCAAACTGGTTCCCCGTGCACGCGTTGGAGGCTCCCTTCGCGGAACGGAAGGGAGCGATCCGGAGATTCAGGCCCTTGTCCCGGATCATGTCGGACTAACCATCAGCCGGACACCCGTCTTGAATTGGTTCCTCTCCAAGCCGACCGCCTATACTGTACGGTTCACCCTGGTTGACAATCGCCAGATTCAACCCGTCTACGAAGCTCCCCTGCCTTCTCCGAAAGCCGCCGGCATCCAGGCGATCAATCTGAAAGAGCTGGGGCTCTCCCTTGAACCGGACGTGCAATACCGCTGGTATGTGTCCGTTGTCCGCAATCCCGACTCTCCATCTCAAGATATCGTCGCCGGCGGCGTCATTGAGCGCTGTGAGTTCAACGCCTGCCTGGTGGAGGCAGGGCCGGATCTCACCTGCACGACACACAGCGTCAGTGAGAATGCACATAACGGGTTTTGGTACGATGCCATGTCCTGCCTCTGTTCGCTCATCGAACACCACCCAACAGATAAATCCCTCCGCCGCATGCGGGCGGCGCTGCTCAAACAAGTCGGTCTCCACGGCGTCGCGGAATGGGATTTACGAG